Proteins found in one Homalodisca vitripennis isolate AUS2020 chromosome 4, UT_GWSS_2.1, whole genome shotgun sequence genomic segment:
- the LOC124359838 gene encoding uncharacterized protein LOC124359838 isoform X2 translates to MGENQFKLIQCQKHKVMSICDVFGSVRPKICAIVQLLHRHKEVVDLCEEHYRLGHDSLPSEDQITLQLIKTYLPLKMGEIWWEIKHKQGSVLPLDRYLAETLADRYLNWSLAVQRTQLDLLRGSEAQVRGEEQKYYGLIRGHS, encoded by the coding sequence ATGGGGGAAAACCAATTCAAGCTGATACAATGTCAGAAACATAAGGTGATGTCGATTTGTGATGTATTTGGAAGTGTACGACCAAAGATCTGTGCTATCGTTCAACTTCTCCACCGGCACAAAGAAGTCGTAGATCTTTGTGAAGAACATTACAGACTGGGACACGACTCATTACCTAGCGAGGACCAGATCACATTACaacttataaaaacctatttaccTCTGAAGATGGGGGAGATCTGGTGGGAGATCAAGCACAAGCAAGGGAGCGTGTTACCACTGGACCGATACCTGGCTGAAACTCTGGCGGACAGATACCTGAACTGGTCCCTCGCTGTGCAGCGTACCCAACTCGACTTGCTCCGAGGTAGTGAAGCCCAGGTGAGAGGCGAAGAGCAGAAGTACTACGGGCTGATTCGGGGCCACAGCTGA
- the LOC124359838 gene encoding uncharacterized protein LOC124359838 isoform X1 → MLLGYILLESRKMQRKLQILGIVQSMLVHERLPNSKFIPLRSCVKGIEVSDFVSYLADVIAIVGESIYHQAIYCALQICTLSGFSCWTLLMKNILESLFVRLTTIPDELMPAVMDTTSELLWKLFGCTKHPIDWHKVPTPSRIALRSLRYVLREEALVHAHPGTYPNSLNNTSAIILKLMHLFPDADYVLSDLIEDITFFATLSEATFKLSVLPYFKDNFYHLQFKKLMLACLAICPVSNLSVLVFQRCKLAQCLVAMIKSSSIENESPEIWCSKNFIEVFRGVVPVILALFDLSSRSFSRCRFNEQTCDVS, encoded by the coding sequence ATGTTACTCGGCTACATATTACTTGAAAGTAGAAAAATGCAGCGCAAATTGCAAATACTCGGGATAGTTCAATCAATGCTAGTCCACGAAAGGTTACCAAACTCTAAATTTATTCCACTCAGATCGTGTGTCAAAGGGATAGAGGTTAGTGATTTTGTGTCGTATTTGGCAGATGTTATAGCTATAGTTGGAGAGAGTATTTACCACCAGGCTATTTACTGTGCTTTACAGATCTGTACGTTATCTGGGTTCAGTTGCTGGACGTTGCTTATGAAGAATATCCTAGAATCGCTCTTTGTACGCTTGACGACCATTCCTGATGAACTCATGCCCGCTGTGATGGATACGACCAGTGAGCTACTGTGGAAGTTATTCGGCTGCACCAAACACCCGATAGACTGGCACAAAGTCCCTACCCCTTCTCGGATAGCTCTGCGCAGTCTCCGTTATGTATTGCGAGAAGAAGCACTTGTACATGCACATCCCGGTACATACCCCAACTCCTTGAATAACACATCTGCCATAATACTAAAACTCATGCATCTCTTTCCCGACGCCGATTATGTTCTTTCAGATTTAATTGAGGACATTACGTTTTTTGCTACTCTAAGTGAGGCTACATTCAAACTATCAGTCCTTCCTTATTTCAAAGACAACTTTTATCACCTCCAGTTTAAAAAATTGATGCTCGCCTGCTTAGCTATTTGTCCCGTATCGAATTTAAGTGTGTTAGTGTTTCAACGATGCAAACTGGCTCAGTGTCTCGTAGCTATGATAAAAAGCAGTTCTATTGAAAATGAATCACCAGAAATTTGGTGTTCAAAGAACTTTATTGAAGTCTTTCGTGGCGTGGTTCCTGTTATATTAGCTCTTTTCGACCTTTCTTCGCGAAGCTTTTCTAGATGCAGGTTTAATGAACAAACTTGTGATGTTTCTTGA